A section of the Acidobacterium capsulatum ATCC 51196 genome encodes:
- a CDS encoding SDR family NAD(P)-dependent oxidoreductase: MKKTWFITGASRGFGRVWAEAALERGDQVAATARNLADVSDLTAKYGDAVLPLALDVTNPAQVTQAVEQAHKHFGRIDVLVNNAGISLLAATEEASDEQILDLFNINYVGMVRVLRAVLPIMRQQGSGHILGVSSGLGINTLPLIGYYAATKWAVEAMHESLAAEVKPFGIHVTLVEPGAYATDFGKSGIIVDAMQPYAEFRKQFLTHLVKMERGDPNATAGAILKLVDAENPPLRLGLGNTILPRAREAYAQRIATWEAWEDVANAAMGEPRVVTESWMQELMETATKTA; the protein is encoded by the coding sequence ATGAAGAAAACATGGTTCATCACCGGAGCCTCGCGCGGCTTTGGCCGCGTCTGGGCTGAGGCAGCCCTTGAGCGTGGCGATCAGGTCGCCGCTACCGCCCGCAACCTCGCCGATGTCAGCGATCTCACAGCGAAATACGGAGACGCCGTCCTCCCGCTCGCCCTCGACGTCACCAATCCCGCTCAGGTTACGCAGGCCGTCGAGCAGGCCCACAAGCACTTCGGCCGCATCGATGTGCTCGTCAACAACGCCGGCATCAGCTTGCTGGCCGCCACCGAAGAGGCCAGCGACGAGCAGATTCTCGATCTCTTTAACATCAACTACGTCGGCATGGTGCGCGTGCTGCGGGCCGTGCTGCCCATCATGCGCCAGCAGGGCAGCGGACACATTCTCGGTGTCTCCAGCGGCCTCGGCATCAACACTCTGCCTCTCATCGGCTACTACGCCGCCACCAAGTGGGCTGTGGAGGCGATGCATGAGTCGCTGGCCGCTGAGGTCAAGCCCTTCGGCATTCATGTCACCCTCGTCGAGCCCGGCGCTTACGCCACCGACTTCGGCAAATCCGGCATTATCGTCGATGCCATGCAGCCCTACGCCGAGTTCCGCAAGCAGTTCCTCACGCATCTTGTGAAGATGGAGCGCGGCGATCCCAACGCCACCGCCGGTGCCATCCTCAAGCTTGTCGATGCGGAAAATCCGCCGCTGCGCCTCGGCCTCGGCAACACGATTCTGCCGCGTGCGCGTGAGGCTTACGCCCAGCGCATCGCTACCTGGGAAGCATGGGAGGACGTTGCCAACGCCGCCATGGGCGAACCCCGCGTGGTCACCGAATCCTGGATGCAGGAACTGATGGAAACCGCCACCAAAACCGCCTGA
- a CDS encoding NAD(P)-dependent alcohol dehydrogenase produces MYKAKAYAAISAASPLSSAVIERREPKENDVQIEILYCGVCHSDLHTARNEWAAAVQTVYPCVPGHEIIGRVTKVGSAVTRFKAGDRVGVGCLVGSDGTCPACKEGLEQYCAGMVLTYNSPDADTGKVTYGGYSDSIVVDQHFVLRVPENLDAAAAAPLLCAGITTWSPLRHWGVTKGKKVGIVGLGGLGHMGVKFAHALGAHTVVFTTSPGKREDALRLGADEVVVSRDANEMQKHAGSFDFILDAVSAEHDINAYIHLLKRDGNMTLVGAPDKPLPLSSFGLIFGRRSVSGSLIGGIAETQEMLDFCGEHNITSDVEVIPIQKINEAYERMLKSDVKYRFSIDMASLKNE; encoded by the coding sequence ATGTACAAAGCTAAGGCTTACGCTGCTATCAGTGCGGCCTCGCCGCTCTCTTCTGCTGTCATCGAGCGCCGCGAACCCAAAGAAAACGACGTACAAATTGAAATCCTTTACTGCGGTGTCTGTCACTCTGACCTGCACACCGCGCGCAACGAGTGGGCCGCCGCCGTGCAGACGGTTTACCCCTGCGTCCCCGGCCATGAGATCATCGGCCGCGTCACCAAAGTTGGCTCCGCTGTCACCCGGTTCAAAGCGGGTGACCGTGTCGGCGTCGGCTGCCTCGTCGGTTCTGACGGCACCTGCCCGGCCTGCAAAGAGGGCCTCGAGCAGTACTGCGCCGGAATGGTGCTCACCTACAACTCGCCCGATGCAGACACCGGCAAGGTGACCTACGGCGGATACTCTGACAGCATCGTCGTGGACCAGCATTTCGTCCTGCGTGTGCCTGAGAATCTTGATGCCGCCGCCGCCGCGCCGCTGCTCTGCGCCGGCATCACCACCTGGTCGCCGCTGCGCCACTGGGGCGTCACCAAAGGCAAGAAGGTCGGCATCGTCGGTCTCGGCGGACTCGGTCACATGGGCGTCAAATTTGCCCACGCTCTCGGCGCGCACACGGTTGTCTTCACCACTTCGCCCGGCAAGCGCGAAGACGCTCTTCGCCTCGGTGCCGATGAAGTCGTCGTCTCCCGCGACGCCAATGAAATGCAGAAGCATGCCGGCAGCTTTGACTTCATCCTCGACGCAGTCTCCGCCGAGCATGACATCAACGCCTACATCCACCTGCTCAAGCGCGACGGCAACATGACGCTCGTCGGCGCGCCTGACAAGCCGTTGCCGCTGTCTTCCTTTGGCCTCATCTTCGGCCGCCGCAGTGTCTCCGGTTCGCTGATCGGCGGCATCGCCGAGACGCAGGAGATGCTGGATTTCTGCGGCGAGCACAACATCACCTCTGATGTTGAGGTCATCCCGATTCAGAAAATCAATGAAGCCTATGAGCGCATGCTCAAGTCTGATGTGAAGTACCGCTTCTCCATCGACATGGCATCGCTCAAGAACGAATAA
- a CDS encoding (R)-mandelonitrile lyase yields the protein MQITRNGSQPSGRGPAEYFTGTVRVDPLFAAPEPARVAGASVTFEPGARTAWHTHPLGQTLIVTSGCGRVQREGGPVEEIRPGDVVWFTPGERHWHGASPSTAMTHIAIQEKLDGKVVEWLEHVTDAEYAG from the coding sequence ATGCAGATCACGCGAAATGGCTCCCAGCCCTCAGGCCGAGGGCCCGCCGAATATTTCACCGGAACGGTGCGGGTCGATCCGCTCTTTGCCGCGCCTGAGCCAGCCCGAGTGGCCGGCGCTTCTGTGACCTTTGAGCCGGGTGCGCGCACCGCATGGCACACGCACCCGTTAGGACAAACACTCATCGTCACATCAGGCTGCGGGCGGGTGCAACGTGAAGGGGGGCCGGTCGAAGAGATTCGTCCCGGCGATGTGGTCTGGTTTACACCTGGCGAAAGGCACTGGCACGGCGCATCTCCCAGCACTGCCATGACGCACATCGCAATTCAGGAGAAGTTGGATGGCAAAGTGGTCGAATGGCTGGAGCACGTCACCGATGCGGAGTACGCAGGCTGA
- a CDS encoding vitamin K epoxide reductase family protein: MSEPQQVIYEYVTDEVTVSARCSGGERSGSAEERRSVPQWLMIASCVAAIGTLVPVALYQSGVIEHLPDPPGGRFDSDRLTMAEGSRPLGIPDSYLGLASYGTTLGLLLSPSRSVGMNVARHAKLGLDAAMAASKVAGQVRKGWFCSWCLGTAGATAAMMWFGYRAGKLRRERH; the protein is encoded by the coding sequence ATGAGCGAGCCGCAGCAGGTGATTTATGAATATGTAACCGACGAAGTGACAGTCTCGGCGAGATGCAGCGGCGGGGAGCGAAGCGGCTCTGCCGAAGAGCGGCGTTCGGTTCCGCAGTGGCTCATGATTGCGAGTTGTGTGGCGGCGATTGGGACGCTGGTGCCGGTGGCACTGTATCAATCGGGAGTGATCGAGCATTTGCCGGACCCGCCGGGCGGGCGCTTTGATTCGGACCGGTTGACGATGGCTGAAGGGTCGCGGCCGTTGGGGATTCCGGACAGCTATTTGGGGCTGGCCAGCTATGGCACGACGCTGGGATTGCTGCTCTCGCCCAGCCGCAGCGTAGGCATGAATGTGGCACGGCATGCGAAGCTGGGGCTGGATGCGGCGATGGCAGCAAGCAAAGTGGCCGGGCAAGTGCGCAAGGGGTGGTTCTGTTCATGGTGCCTGGGCACGGCGGGCGCGACTGCGGCGATGATGTGGTTTGGTTATCGCGCGGGGAAGTTGCGGCGAGAGAGGCATTGA
- a CDS encoding SDR family oxidoreductase codes for MTTNDHKVAVVTGASGGLGRAIAHALAKRGASVGLIARNPEALEACKQEVETLGGRALVLLCDVADAHAVEQAAARVEEELGPIDIWINDAMVSVFSPVKEMTADDYKRTTDVCYLGYVYGTMAALRRMLPRDRGTIVQVGSALAVRSIPLQSAYCASKHAILGFTDSLRCELHHDKSNVKVSVVQMPAMNTTQFTWVKSRLPNKPQPVPPIFQPEVAAEVVAHAAYAKCPRREYWVGRSTVQAILGQKVIPGLLDIYLGKTGYKAQQRPEPDSPERANNLYDFVPGAHGAHGPFDSQSENFSPQVKADLNRGWIALGLAAAAVTTAALWRKSA; via the coding sequence ATGACAACGAACGATCATAAAGTAGCAGTAGTGACCGGTGCCTCCGGTGGGCTGGGACGGGCGATTGCGCATGCCCTCGCGAAGCGTGGGGCGAGCGTGGGACTGATTGCCCGGAATCCTGAAGCTCTGGAGGCGTGCAAGCAAGAAGTCGAGACGCTGGGCGGCCGCGCCCTGGTGCTGCTGTGCGATGTGGCTGACGCCCATGCCGTGGAGCAGGCCGCCGCGCGCGTGGAAGAGGAACTTGGCCCCATCGACATCTGGATCAATGATGCGATGGTGTCGGTGTTTTCTCCGGTCAAGGAGATGACGGCCGACGATTACAAGCGGACCACGGACGTTTGCTATCTGGGGTATGTGTACGGCACGATGGCCGCACTGCGCCGTATGCTGCCGCGCGATCGCGGCACGATTGTGCAGGTGGGGTCGGCGCTGGCAGTGAGGAGCATTCCGCTGCAGTCGGCGTATTGCGCCTCGAAGCATGCGATTCTCGGCTTTACGGATTCGCTGCGCTGCGAACTGCATCATGACAAGAGCAATGTGAAGGTCTCGGTGGTGCAGATGCCAGCAATGAACACCACACAGTTCACATGGGTGAAGAGCCGCCTGCCGAACAAGCCGCAACCGGTGCCGCCGATCTTTCAGCCGGAGGTAGCGGCGGAGGTGGTGGCGCACGCGGCGTATGCGAAGTGCCCGCGACGCGAGTATTGGGTGGGACGCTCGACGGTGCAGGCGATTCTGGGGCAGAAGGTGATTCCGGGTCTGCTCGATATCTATCTGGGCAAGACGGGATATAAGGCGCAGCAGCGGCCGGAGCCGGATAGTCCGGAGCGCGCGAACAATCTGTATGACTTTGTGCCGGGCGCGCATGGTGCGCATGGACCATTTGACAGCCAGTCAGAAAATTTCAGTCCGCAGGTGAAGGCGGATCTGAATCGCGGATGGATTGCGCTGGGCCTCGCAGCGGCCGCGGTCACGACGGCCGCGCTGTGGAGGAAGTCCGCATGA
- a CDS encoding OsmC family protein codes for MPRHNYLQGVTMVHIDVKYEGNLHCEAVHGPSGTALTTDAPKDNHGRGESFSPTDLVATALGSCMLTVMGIAARTLGVDLSGATASVEKEMASSGVRRIAKLIVKIHVPGDVSAENREKLERAAHTCPVHQSLHPEVEKPVEFVWG; via the coding sequence ATGCCGCGACACAACTACCTGCAAGGAGTCACGATGGTTCATATCGATGTGAAGTATGAAGGAAATTTGCATTGCGAGGCGGTGCATGGTCCTTCAGGGACGGCGCTCACAACCGATGCGCCCAAGGATAATCATGGCCGGGGCGAAAGCTTTTCTCCGACCGATCTGGTGGCGACGGCGCTCGGCTCATGCATGCTCACGGTGATGGGCATTGCGGCGCGCACGCTCGGCGTAGACCTGAGCGGCGCGACAGCGAGCGTAGAGAAAGAAATGGCGTCGTCAGGCGTGCGGCGTATTGCGAAGCTGATTGTGAAGATTCATGTGCCGGGCGATGTCAGCGCGGAGAACCGCGAGAAGCTGGAGCGCGCGGCGCATACCTGCCCGGTGCATCAGAGCCTGCATCCTGAGGTTGAGAAGCCGGTGGAGTTTGTGTGGGGATGA
- a CDS encoding sensor domain-containing diguanylate cyclase has protein sequence MPLVCLHLRRLAAVGLLALTALVCHAEQAAAPVATVAVRNVGEGTVALHGPWEFHVGDDPAWAAPGLDDSGWQRVTADKPWGDQGHMRYVGYAWYRCHLRFSSAGADLPPELSILLRKVDNAYQIYWDGVLIGQNGELPPHPVWYMSEPPQVFSLGRPRDGVLAVRVWKAPLLSDDPGELGGFEGAPEVGSPQAIANARGALNYQWLSSHQFLLGENLLYGVIGLLSFLTWVRHRKRWLLFWMTLFAISPVANFLLLDAHIPLPYEVSMGAAQPASAMGSIALWFLLLWLLDLREIRTLRRLTAVLAWISILNCTFDGIVVSLSGSARWVGLTQRADLASTIVQTPLEIFPLVLVAVAVTRRKRPDAARWLLAALAFLDQMIVVSLDVLEQGRQYTGWSISDKIEAPLFTFGGSAITLPTITAALLIVSIAYMVYTSFHRDEREREAMERERVELQRASEQMRHYAEHDGLTGLWNHRIMMERLRGEVERSRRDGTPLSVILADIDHFKRINDEHGHPMGDLVLKEISVLLERLVRPYDWVGRYGGEEFLIILPGSEFDVACSRAEQLRRAVEMAEIGNGERPLRVTSSFGVASGGSMEHGAEEMIRVVDAALYRAKASGRNCVVATSMDVGAGESLMESL, from the coding sequence ATGCCCTTAGTTTGCTTGCACTTGCGCCGTCTGGCCGCGGTGGGATTGCTGGCCTTGACGGCGCTGGTCTGCCATGCGGAGCAGGCAGCCGCGCCGGTGGCGACCGTCGCGGTGCGGAATGTGGGCGAGGGCACAGTGGCGCTCCATGGGCCATGGGAGTTTCACGTGGGCGATGACCCGGCGTGGGCTGCGCCGGGCCTGGATGACTCCGGCTGGCAGCGGGTTACGGCCGACAAGCCCTGGGGCGACCAGGGGCACATGCGCTATGTGGGATATGCCTGGTACCGCTGCCACCTGAGATTTTCTTCTGCCGGTGCGGACCTGCCGCCGGAGTTGTCGATTCTGCTGCGCAAGGTGGACAACGCCTATCAGATCTATTGGGATGGCGTGCTGATCGGGCAGAACGGCGAGTTGCCCCCGCATCCGGTGTGGTACATGTCGGAGCCGCCGCAGGTATTTTCTTTGGGGCGGCCGCGCGATGGTGTGTTGGCGGTGCGGGTGTGGAAGGCGCCGCTGCTCTCGGATGACCCGGGCGAGTTGGGCGGCTTTGAGGGAGCACCGGAAGTGGGCAGTCCGCAGGCCATTGCGAATGCGCGTGGCGCGCTGAACTATCAGTGGCTGAGTAGCCACCAGTTTCTGCTCGGCGAAAATCTGCTGTATGGCGTGATTGGCCTGCTGAGTTTTTTGACATGGGTTCGTCACCGGAAGCGCTGGCTGCTCTTCTGGATGACGCTGTTTGCGATCTCGCCGGTGGCGAACTTTCTGCTGCTCGACGCGCACATTCCATTGCCGTATGAGGTGAGCATGGGCGCAGCCCAGCCGGCCTCGGCTATGGGCAGCATCGCGTTGTGGTTTCTGCTGCTGTGGCTGCTCGATCTGCGCGAAATTCGCACGCTGCGCAGGCTGACCGCCGTGCTGGCGTGGATCAGCATTCTCAACTGCACGTTCGACGGAATCGTGGTGAGCCTGAGCGGAAGCGCCCGATGGGTTGGCCTGACGCAGAGAGCGGACCTGGCATCGACCATTGTGCAGACGCCGCTGGAGATTTTTCCGCTAGTGCTGGTGGCTGTCGCGGTGACGAGGCGCAAGCGGCCGGATGCCGCGCGCTGGCTGCTGGCTGCGCTGGCCTTTCTGGACCAGATGATTGTCGTGTCGCTGGACGTGCTGGAGCAGGGACGGCAGTACACGGGCTGGTCGATCTCAGACAAAATTGAAGCGCCGCTGTTCACCTTTGGCGGCAGCGCGATTACGCTGCCCACGATCACCGCCGCGCTGCTGATTGTGTCGATTGCCTACATGGTCTACACGAGCTTTCACCGCGATGAGCGCGAGCGGGAGGCGATGGAGCGCGAAAGAGTTGAGCTGCAGCGCGCCAGCGAACAGATGCGCCACTATGCCGAGCACGATGGCCTGACCGGCCTGTGGAATCACCGCATCATGATGGAGCGGCTGCGCGGCGAGGTGGAGCGCTCGCGGCGCGATGGCACGCCGCTGAGCGTGATTCTGGCCGACATTGATCACTTCAAGAGGATCAACGACGAGCATGGCCACCCGATGGGCGACCTGGTGCTCAAAGAGATCAGCGTGCTGCTGGAACGGCTGGTGCGGCCCTATGACTGGGTGGGCCGCTATGGGGGCGAGGAGTTCCTGATCATATTGCCGGGCTCGGAATTTGACGTAGCCTGCTCGCGCGCCGAGCAACTGCGCCGCGCGGTGGAGATGGCGGAGATCGGGAATGGAGAGAGGCCTCTGCGCGTGACCTCGAGTTTTGGCGTGGCCTCGGGCGGCTCGATGGAGCATGGCGCGGAGGAGATGATTCGCGTGGTGGACGCGGCCCTCTACCGGGCCAAGGCGAGCGGCCGCAATTGCGTGGTGGCCACCAGCATGGATGTCGGGGCGGGCGAGAGCCTGATGGAGTCGCTGTAG
- a CDS encoding peroxiredoxin translates to MKKNLIFGVALVAALCSTAFAAALKPGDRAPLFSAPASLAGKEFHFSLKAALAKGPVVVYFYPSAYTGGCDLEAHTFAQEKDKFTAAGATIIGVSEDSIARLKQFSADPKFCAGRFPVASNPSGSIGAMYGVEAAGAVAGAKDVRGVEIDHGFFARTTFVIDPKGKIVSEFSSEADHLSPPEHVAKALAVVKKLDHK, encoded by the coding sequence GTGAAAAAGAATCTGATCTTTGGCGTGGCTCTGGTGGCCGCGCTCTGCAGCACGGCCTTTGCCGCTGCTCTCAAGCCGGGCGATCGCGCGCCGCTGTTCTCGGCTCCGGCTTCGCTGGCGGGCAAGGAATTTCACTTCTCGCTCAAGGCCGCACTCGCGAAGGGCCCGGTGGTGGTGTACTTCTATCCCTCGGCCTACACGGGCGGCTGCGACCTCGAAGCCCACACCTTTGCCCAGGAAAAGGACAAGTTCACCGCAGCGGGGGCGACGATCATCGGCGTATCAGAAGACAGCATTGCGCGCTTGAAGCAGTTCTCCGCCGACCCGAAGTTTTGCGCCGGGCGCTTTCCGGTGGCGTCGAACCCGAGCGGCAGCATCGGCGCGATGTATGGCGTGGAGGCGGCCGGAGCGGTGGCCGGAGCCAAGGATGTGCGCGGCGTGGAGATTGACCACGGATTCTTTGCCCGCACGACGTTCGTGATTGATCCGAAGGGCAAGATTGTGTCGGAGTTTTCGTCTGAAGCCGATCACCTCTCACCGCCCGAGCACGTGGCGAAGGCGCTGGCCGTGGTGAAGAAGCTCGACCACAAGTAG
- the katG gene encoding catalase/peroxidase HPI: MSTESKCPFAGGAYANTEAGAKGNRDWWPKQLNLDILHQHSSLSNPLEENFDYASEFQSLDLDAVVKDLHALMTTSQDWWPADFGHYGGLFIRMAWHSAGTYRIYDGRGGASRGAQRFAPLNSWPDNVNLDKARRLLWPIKQKYGRKISWADLMILAGNVALESMGFKTFGFGGGREDIWEPEKDINWGPETTWLGDERYSGNRELANPLGAVQMGLIYVNPEGPNGNPDPLASARDIRETFARMAMNDEETVALIAGGHTFGKTHGAAPASHVGLEPEGASIEEQGLGWKNSFGTGVGKDAITSGLEVIWTPTPTQWDMSYLETLYGYEWELTKSPAGAHQWKPKGDAGAGTVPDAFDAKKRHQPSMLTSDIALRTDPAYDKICRDFMAHPDKYADAFARAWYKLTHRDMGPITRYLGPLVPKEELIWQDPVPAVDHELVNDADVEALKAEVLASGLTIPQLVSTAWAAASSFRGSDRRGGANGARIRLEPQKNWEANQPAELAKVLAKLEGIQQKFNGAQQGGKKISLADLIVLAGNAGVEAAAKKAGHDVKVPFAPGRTDATQEQTDAPTFAPLEPKADGFRNYAKKGLEDAAAYLLIDKAQLLTLTAPEMTVLVGGLRALGANYGQSKHGVFTSRPETLTNDFFVNLLDMNTAWAKSEKAAGEFEGRDRKTGQIKWTASIVDLVFGSNSQLRALAEVYATSDSTEAFVKDFVAAWTKVMNLDRFDLKK, from the coding sequence ATGTCGACCGAATCCAAATGCCCGTTCGCGGGCGGCGCATATGCGAATACAGAAGCAGGAGCCAAGGGCAATCGCGACTGGTGGCCCAAGCAGTTGAATCTTGACATTCTGCACCAGCACTCTTCCCTGTCGAATCCGCTGGAAGAGAATTTCGATTATGCCTCAGAGTTCCAGAGCCTCGACCTCGATGCCGTGGTGAAAGACCTGCACGCCCTGATGACTACCTCGCAGGACTGGTGGCCGGCGGACTTCGGCCACTACGGGGGGCTCTTCATTCGCATGGCATGGCACTCGGCCGGAACCTATCGCATTTATGACGGCCGTGGCGGCGCCAGCCGTGGCGCACAGCGCTTTGCGCCGCTCAATAGCTGGCCTGACAACGTGAATCTGGACAAGGCCCGCCGTCTGCTCTGGCCCATCAAGCAGAAGTATGGCCGCAAGATTTCATGGGCCGACCTGATGATTCTGGCCGGCAATGTCGCACTGGAGTCGATGGGCTTCAAGACCTTCGGCTTTGGCGGCGGACGCGAGGACATCTGGGAGCCGGAAAAGGACATCAACTGGGGTCCGGAAACGACCTGGCTCGGCGATGAGCGCTACAGCGGCAACCGCGAGCTGGCGAATCCGCTGGGAGCCGTGCAGATGGGCCTGATCTATGTGAATCCGGAAGGCCCCAACGGCAATCCCGACCCGCTCGCCTCGGCCCGCGACATTCGCGAGACCTTTGCCCGCATGGCGATGAACGACGAAGAGACGGTTGCCCTGATCGCCGGCGGCCACACCTTTGGCAAAACGCATGGCGCGGCCCCGGCTAGCCACGTGGGGCTTGAGCCGGAGGGCGCTTCCATCGAAGAACAGGGCCTCGGCTGGAAGAACAGCTTTGGCACCGGCGTGGGCAAGGACGCGATCACCAGCGGCCTGGAAGTAATCTGGACGCCGACACCCACCCAGTGGGACATGAGCTATCTTGAAACCCTCTACGGCTACGAGTGGGAGCTGACCAAGAGCCCGGCCGGAGCGCACCAGTGGAAGCCCAAGGGCGATGCGGGAGCCGGAACGGTGCCTGACGCTTTCGACGCAAAGAAGCGCCACCAGCCCAGCATGCTGACCTCAGATATTGCGCTGCGCACGGACCCGGCCTATGACAAGATTTGCCGGGACTTCATGGCGCATCCTGACAAGTATGCCGATGCCTTTGCCCGCGCCTGGTACAAGCTGACGCATCGCGACATGGGCCCCATCACGCGCTATCTTGGTCCGCTGGTGCCGAAGGAAGAGCTGATCTGGCAGGATCCGGTGCCGGCCGTGGATCACGAACTGGTCAACGATGCCGACGTGGAAGCGCTCAAGGCCGAGGTGCTGGCCTCGGGGCTGACGATTCCGCAGCTTGTGTCAACGGCGTGGGCGGCGGCTTCGAGCTTCCGTGGCAGCGACCGGCGCGGCGGCGCGAACGGCGCGCGCATTCGTCTGGAGCCGCAGAAGAACTGGGAAGCGAACCAACCCGCGGAACTCGCCAAGGTGCTGGCAAAGCTCGAAGGCATTCAGCAGAAGTTCAACGGCGCGCAGCAGGGCGGCAAGAAGATTTCACTGGCCGACCTGATCGTGCTGGCGGGCAATGCCGGTGTGGAAGCTGCCGCGAAGAAGGCCGGCCATGACGTGAAGGTTCCCTTTGCGCCGGGCCGCACCGACGCGACGCAGGAGCAGACCGATGCGCCGACCTTTGCTCCGCTGGAGCCGAAGGCCGATGGCTTCCGCAACTATGCGAAGAAGGGCCTCGAAGACGCTGCGGCGTACCTGCTGATCGACAAGGCGCAATTGCTCACGCTGACGGCACCCGAGATGACGGTGCTGGTGGGCGGACTGCGCGCGCTGGGCGCGAACTATGGCCAGTCGAAGCACGGCGTCTTCACCAGCCGGCCGGAGACGTTGACCAACGACTTCTTTGTGAACCTGCTCGACATGAACACGGCCTGGGCCAAGTCAGAGAAGGCTGCGGGCGAATTTGAGGGCCGCGACCGCAAGACGGGCCAGATCAAGTGGACCGCGTCGATTGTGGACCTGGTCTTTGGCTCGAACTCGCAGCTTCGGGCGCTGGCCGAGGTGTATGCCACGAGCGACAGTACAGAGGCCTTTGTGAAGGACTTTGTGGCGGCCTGGACCAAGGTGATGAACCTGGATCGGTTTGACCTGAAGAAGTAG
- a CDS encoding LysR family transcriptional regulator, which translates to MEFHQLRYVCAIAETGNFSRAAERCQVAQPSLSQQVLKLEEDLGVKLFDRLGRSLRITEAGRAFLPHARSILHQMEAARASVAGKSKDVRGSVAVGVIPTIAPYLMPRYTAAFARKYPEARLRIVEETTPVLVESLRNLSIDLAVLALPLRHKDLECIPLLTEPMFAVLPKDHPRASAQTLSLKDLRGETFVMLRDGHCFRDLSLAACSHARVTPRIAFESGQFRSLFGMVAAGMGVSLVPQMAMDRSAGCAYVRLSDARAARTVVAATLRGRSFNHMQQAFLRGIQP; encoded by the coding sequence ATGGAGTTTCATCAACTTCGTTATGTATGTGCGATTGCGGAAACAGGTAACTTCAGCCGCGCGGCGGAGCGGTGCCAGGTCGCCCAGCCTTCGCTGTCGCAACAGGTGCTCAAGCTCGAAGAAGATCTGGGCGTCAAACTTTTTGACCGCCTGGGCCGCAGCTTGCGCATCACCGAGGCGGGCCGTGCCTTTCTGCCGCATGCGCGTTCCATTCTGCACCAGATGGAAGCGGCCCGGGCAAGTGTCGCCGGCAAGAGCAAGGATGTGCGCGGCAGCGTTGCGGTGGGCGTGATTCCGACCATTGCGCCCTACCTTATGCCGCGCTACACGGCGGCGTTTGCCAGAAAGTATCCCGAGGCACGGCTGCGCATTGTGGAAGAGACAACGCCGGTGCTGGTCGAGAGCTTGCGCAACCTTTCCATTGATCTGGCAGTGCTCGCCCTGCCACTGCGGCATAAGGATCTGGAATGTATTCCTCTTCTCACAGAGCCGATGTTTGCGGTGCTGCCCAAAGATCATCCACGCGCCAGTGCCCAAACGCTCTCGCTCAAAGATCTGCGCGGAGAGACCTTTGTCATGCTGCGCGACGGCCACTGCTTTCGCGACCTGAGCCTTGCGGCCTGCTCGCATGCGCGAGTCACACCGCGCATCGCCTTTGAGAGCGGGCAATTCCGCAGTCTGTTTGGCATGGTGGCGGCGGGCATGGGGGTGTCCCTGGTTCCGCAAATGGCCATGGACCGCAGTGCAGGTTGCGCTTATGTACGGCTGAGCGATGCGCGCGCGGCGAGAACCGTGGTGGCGGCGACTCTGCGCGGGCGCAGCTTCAACCATATGCAGCAGGCATTTCTACGAGGCATTCAGCCGTAA